Proteins co-encoded in one Methanomassiliicoccales archaeon genomic window:
- a CDS encoding ABC transporter ATP-binding protein → MSELIVKTRGLCKYYGKQNMIKAVDSLDLEVYEGETFGLLGPNGAGKTTTIRMLNCIISPTSGTATVVGHDIINEKNEVKRETGLLAETPGLYEKLSAHEFLEFMGALYDVPKNVLSNRIEELLKLFGLTQRSNQLLEGYSRGMKQKVLIAASLIHDPKLIFLDEPTSSLDPRVAHMVKDLIKDLAGEAGKTVFISSHVLPVMEELCDRIGIINQGKLIAIGSIDDILTSTGTSRLEDAFIEITGGVEEKELLAWREFRGESA, encoded by the coding sequence ATGAGCGAGTTAATCGTAAAGACAAGAGGGCTGTGCAAATACTATGGGAAGCAGAATATGATCAAAGCGGTAGATTCCCTTGATCTTGAAGTATACGAGGGAGAGACCTTCGGACTGCTTGGCCCGAACGGTGCTGGTAAGACCACCACTATCAGGATGCTCAACTGTATAATATCTCCCACAAGTGGGACCGCGACGGTGGTCGGTCATGATATTATAAACGAAAAGAACGAGGTCAAGCGGGAGACAGGCCTTCTCGCCGAGACCCCTGGCCTCTACGAGAAGTTAAGTGCTCATGAATTCCTCGAATTCATGGGAGCCCTTTACGATGTTCCCAAGAATGTTCTTTCCAACCGCATAGAGGAGCTGCTCAAGCTCTTCGGGCTCACTCAGAGATCAAACCAACTTCTGGAGGGATACAGCAGGGGAATGAAGCAGAAAGTGCTGATCGCCGCCTCACTCATACACGATCCAAAGCTTATCTTTCTCGATGAGCCAACATCATCCCTTGACCCACGGGTGGCTCACATGGTCAAGGATCTCATCAAGGACCTTGCAGGAGAAGCTGGTAAAACGGTTTTCATAAGCAGCCATGTCCTGCCTGTTATGGAGGAGTTATGCGACCGCATCGGTATAATCAATCAAGGGAAACTGATTGCTATTGGCAGTATCGATGATATTCTGACCAGCACGGGTACCAGCAGACTCGAGGATGCTTTTATCGAGATCACGGGCGGAGTTGAGGAAAAAGAACTGTTGGCCTGGAGGGAGTTTAGGGGTGAATCTGCCTAA
- the trpA gene encoding tryptophan synthase subunit alpha — protein sequence MSRIGKVFDSLGDEEGAYIPYVCTGDPDMEFSIKLVEVLCDSGADILELGIPFSDPVADGRLIQEAMNRSLVGGFRCGHLFEMIRSIREIGLEQPVVVMGYYNTMLQRGLGKFCNDLADVQGDGIIAVDLPMEECKELNGFMMERNLDLINLISPNTPFERRRRILDEARGYAYLVSVAGTTGLRDSLTGKTLEMIRTVSTESELPIALGFGISKPQQARKARDHGAKGVVEGSNLIRIYGSNLQNRRSALNDVEDHARLMKSALQMSGDAVIDE from the coding sequence GTGAGCAGGATAGGAAAAGTATTCGATTCCCTCGGAGACGAAGAGGGAGCCTACATACCATACGTGTGCACTGGAGATCCTGATATGGAATTCTCTATCAAGCTGGTTGAGGTTCTATGCGACTCTGGTGCAGACATTCTGGAACTTGGAATCCCCTTCTCTGACCCCGTTGCAGACGGTCGTCTTATCCAAGAGGCAATGAACCGTTCATTGGTAGGAGGATTCCGTTGTGGTCATTTATTTGAGATGATCCGTTCCATTCGGGAGATCGGACTTGAGCAGCCCGTGGTCGTCATGGGCTACTACAATACAATGCTTCAACGAGGATTGGGCAAATTCTGCAACGATCTCGCCGACGTCCAAGGTGATGGAATTATTGCTGTGGACCTTCCCATGGAAGAGTGCAAAGAACTGAATGGATTCATGATGGAAAGGAACTTGGATCTTATCAACCTCATCAGCCCGAACACACCATTCGAGAGGAGGCGCCGAATCTTGGATGAAGCAAGGGGATATGCCTATCTGGTATCTGTAGCCGGCACAACGGGCCTCAGGGACTCGCTAACAGGAAAGACCCTTGAGATGATCAGGACGGTCTCAACGGAGAGTGAGCTTCCGATAGCATTGGGATTCGGTATATCCAAACCACAGCAGGCAAGGAAGGCCAGAGACCACGGTGCAAAAGGTGTCGTAGAGGGGTCCAACCTGATCAGGATATACGGTAGCAATCTCCAGAACAGAAGATCGGCACTTAATGATGTTGAAGATCATGCTCGACTCATGAAATCCGCGCTTCAGATGAGCGGTGACGCAGTTATTGATGAATGA